One Dietzia sp. JS16-p6b genomic window carries:
- the rsmD gene encoding 16S rRNA (guanine(966)-N(2))-methyltransferase RsmD, translated as MTRIISGRLRGRSITVPPAGTRPTTDRVREALFSAIVSRMDLDGAAVLDLFAGSGALGLEAVSRGADVAWFVEDDPRAVATIRANTSGLSSSFPSVRPTVRRAALPAAVSGPCPVAGGFHLVLADPPYERSADLDAPVLEALADGAWLAGDALVVWERSRRDPAVRWPAGYEVEFERTYGETAVEIARPVDTVAR; from the coding sequence ATGACCCGCATCATCTCGGGCCGCCTGCGCGGGCGCTCGATCACAGTGCCACCGGCAGGGACCAGACCCACCACCGACCGCGTCCGCGAGGCCCTGTTCAGCGCGATCGTCAGCAGGATGGACCTGGACGGCGCCGCGGTGCTGGACCTGTTCGCCGGGTCCGGCGCACTCGGGCTGGAGGCGGTCTCCCGGGGCGCGGATGTCGCGTGGTTCGTCGAGGACGACCCCCGGGCCGTCGCGACCATCCGCGCGAACACGTCGGGCCTGTCGTCGTCGTTCCCGTCGGTCCGGCCGACCGTCAGGCGGGCGGCGCTGCCCGCCGCCGTCTCCGGACCGTGTCCCGTCGCCGGAGGCTTCCACCTGGTCCTGGCCGACCCGCCGTACGAGCGCTCAGCGGACCTCGACGCCCCCGTCCTCGAGGCGCTGGCGGACGGGGCCTGGCTCGCCGGGGACGCCCTCGTGGTGTGGGAGAGGTCCAGGCGTGACCCGGCGGTGCGGTGGCCCGCGGGCTACGAGGTGGAGTTCGAGCGGACCTACGGGGAGACCGCCGTCGAGATCGCCCGCCCGGTTGATACGGTCGCCCGATGA